Proteins from a single region of Chrysemys picta bellii isolate R12L10 chromosome 25, ASM1138683v2, whole genome shotgun sequence:
- the GTPBP3 gene encoding tRNA modification GTPase GTPBP3, mitochondrial, with the protein MEGALLGAGLAHAPPTRLLRPAGGAMWPGTWRKVLAGLSPVSGAAGRVVKRLYCPVGKRDTIFALSSGHGKCGVAVIRTSGPASGAALRSLTGQQELPRPRAVALRRIHDPSSAETLDRGLVIWFPGPHSFTGEDCSELHVHGGPAVVSGVLQALGCLPGLRPADPGEFTKRAFQNGKLGLTEVEGLGDLIHAETEAQRRQALRQMEGELGQLYQRWSEELTKALAHVEAFIDFSEDDNLEEGVLARVDAAVQALEEEVRGHLQDGRRGERLRGGVHVVIAGPTNAGKSSLLNLLCQRPAAIVSPIAGTTRDVVESALNIGGYPVVLSDTAGLRETQDAIEREGVSRARERLQQADVVLAVLAAVDIAPEPGCLADALRAVLPPGVPARRAPCILVLNKADLLEEGRGGALLGACGEGALPPTCLLSCKTGEGVASLLSLLGTQLEQLCGDPLAGSPSLTQARHRLHLTSCLGSLGRYHGYKSLDLVLAAEELRLARRHLGKITGRVSAEEILDIVFRDFCVGK; encoded by the exons ATGGAGGGGgcgctgctgggggcggggcttgctcaCGCCCCACCCACCCGGTTGCTGCGCCCTGCCGGGGGGGCCATGTGGCCTGGCACGTGGAGGAAGGTGCTGGCAGGGCTCAGCCCCGTGTCTGGCGCTGctggcag GGTTGTCAAGCGGCTCTACTGCCCTGTGGGGAAGAGAGACACCATCTTCGCCTTGTCTTCGGGCCATGGGAAATGCGGCGTGGCCGTGATCCGGACCAGCGGCCCCGCCAGCGGAGCAGCCCTGCGGAGTCTAACGGGGCAGCAGGAGCTGCCCCGGCCTAGAGCCGTCGCCTTGCGGAGAATCCACGACCCCAGCTCCGCGGAGACTCTGGACAGGGGCCTGGTCATCTGGTTCCCAG GGCCCCACAGTTTCACCGGGGAGGACTGCTCCGAGCTGCACGTCCACGGGGGGCCGGCAGTGGTGAGCGGCGTGCTCCAGGCCTTGG GGTGCCTGCCCGGCCTGCGCCCGGCCGACCCCGGCGAGTTCACCAAGCGAGCTTTCCAGAACGGCAAACTGGGCCTGACCgaggtggaggggctgggggaccTGATCCACGCCGAGACGGAGGCCCAGAGGAGGCAGGCGCTGCGGCAgatggagggggagctggggcagctgtACCAACGCTGGAGTGAGGAGCTCACCAAG GCTCTGGCCCACGTAGAAGCCTTTATCGACTTCAGCGAAGACGACAATCTAGAGGAGGGCGTGCTGGCTCGAG TGGACGCTGCCGTGCAGGcgctggaggaggaggtgaggggacACCTGCAGGACGGGCGGCGCGGGGAGCGGCTGCGCGGGGGAGTTCACGTGGTGATCGCTGGCCCCACCAACGCTGGCAAGAGCAGCTTGCTTAACCTCCTGt GCCAGAGGCCTGCGGCCATCGTGTCCCCCATTGCGGGGACGACGCGGGACGTGGTGGAGTCGGCTCTGAACATCGGTGGCTATCCCGTGGTGCTGAGTGACACGGCCGGGCTGCGGGAGACCCAAGATGCCATTGAGCGGGAGGGCGTGAGCCGAGCTCGGGAGAG gctgcagcaaGCGGACGTGGTGCTGGCCGTGCTGGCCGCGGTGGACATTGCTCCGGAGCCTGGGTGCCTTGCCGACGCCTTGCGAGCCGTCCTGCCCCCCGGAGTCCCGGCCCGACGGGCGCCCTGCATCCTGGTCCTGAACAAGGCGGACCTGCTGGAGGAGGGGCGCGGGGGGGCCCTGCTGGgagcctgtggggagggggcgctgccccccacctgcctgctcTCCTGCAAGACTGGCGAGGGCGTGGCCAGTCTCCTGAGTCTGCTGGGGACACAGCTGGAGCAGCT GTGCGGCGACCCTCTGGCCGGCTCCCCGAGCCTCACGCAGGCACGGCACCGCCTCCACCTCACCAGCTGTCTGGGCTCGCTGGGCCGGTACCACGGCTACAAGTCCTTGGATCTGGTGCTGGCAGCCGAGGAGCTGCGGCTGGCCCGCAGGCACCTGGGGAAGATCACGGGCCGAGTCAGTGCCGAGGAGATCCTGGATATCGTCTTCAGGGACTTCTGTGTCGGGAAGTGA